One genomic segment of Candidatus Zixiibacteriota bacterium includes these proteins:
- the lon gene encoding endopeptidase La gives MSSTDRKTPTIVPPKGSLPILPSDQEDRFPVLPLQTGVLFPGTMMTLQIGRLDNLELIRYCLDGKREFVASYSSSHPGDQNGGSIHQVGVTATVRDSREGPADSLVVTLEGMQRVVITKIVSQKPYLMATVSYLQWPKSVNRKLKTKVDAVISIAKEITELDPGYSSEVLNVLRMNQNDPSLLADKAASLFHFPLSSKQKLLDTADLKKRYENLLSNLNAELNRVATSRSIDENVKSTIAEEQKRSYLKQQLHEIRRQLGEDLSEEREAVRFHKILKDTPKLPSEVVARATIEIDRLSQLSPASAEYGDVKSYLDWILAMPWGKCTPEDYEIADVSRILEKDYYGPANIREQILERLSVRKLAGGANVIPTLCLVGAPGTGKASLAKAIAHALGKEFVRISVGGISDVAEVKGSPRTFMGAMPGKIVRTLRDAGTCDPVVLIEDIDYFNMDNDSSVNTALLEVVDNRWNSRFLDNYLGVHFDFSRILFICSVRSFEEIPEQFIPRFEILELPGYIEREKIAISKKFLIPRLLKAHGLRKSELSFTDKILTRIISNYTMEAGLLGFSQQIEKICRKVTLAKSAKPRKSWSINERNIISYLGPPIYIPERAVSTPEIGTAAGLAWTGAGGDLMFIEGLKMKGEGQIITTGSLGEVMRESILAAHSYVRSKSDVLGIDSNDFSQFDIHIHFPSGAIPKDGPSAGVTVCLVIASVMAERPIRNDVAVTGEVTLRGRVLQVGGIKEKISAAYRAGISHVAMPKENEKDIKDLPKEILRKLKFTFIERVDELFEVCLLDFTPSSYTLEKIFAEEIEKAKKRKSRSVRKSTVKKSAARRNTGKKK, from the coding sequence GTGAGTAGTACTGACAGGAAAACACCGACCATTGTACCGCCCAAAGGCAGTCTTCCAATTCTGCCTTCGGATCAGGAGGATCGATTCCCGGTTCTGCCGCTTCAGACTGGCGTTCTGTTTCCCGGAACGATGATGACGTTGCAGATTGGGCGACTTGACAACCTGGAGCTGATTAGGTATTGCCTGGATGGCAAACGCGAGTTTGTGGCTTCATATTCATCCTCGCATCCCGGTGACCAGAATGGTGGATCAATTCACCAGGTTGGTGTGACTGCAACTGTTCGTGACAGTCGGGAAGGACCTGCCGATTCGCTGGTTGTTACGCTGGAGGGAATGCAGCGGGTTGTAATCACTAAGATTGTCAGTCAGAAACCTTATCTGATGGCGACGGTGAGTTATCTCCAGTGGCCCAAGTCAGTAAATCGAAAATTGAAGACCAAAGTTGATGCCGTGATCTCGATTGCCAAAGAGATTACTGAGCTTGATCCCGGCTATTCGTCCGAAGTACTGAATGTTCTGCGGATGAATCAGAATGACCCGTCCTTACTTGCAGATAAGGCTGCTTCTCTGTTTCATTTCCCTCTGTCCAGCAAGCAGAAGCTACTGGATACGGCTGACCTCAAAAAGCGGTACGAGAACCTCCTGTCTAACCTGAATGCCGAATTGAACCGGGTAGCGACGTCTCGTAGTATTGATGAGAATGTCAAGTCCACAATTGCCGAAGAACAAAAGCGCTCTTACCTCAAACAGCAACTCCATGAGATTCGCCGTCAGCTGGGCGAGGATTTGTCTGAGGAGCGAGAGGCGGTGCGGTTTCATAAGATATTGAAGGACACCCCCAAGCTGCCGTCGGAAGTGGTGGCTCGGGCGACGATTGAAATCGACCGTCTATCGCAGTTGTCTCCTGCCTCGGCTGAGTATGGTGATGTCAAGAGCTACCTTGATTGGATTCTTGCCATGCCATGGGGGAAATGTACTCCCGAGGATTACGAGATCGCCGACGTATCGCGGATACTGGAGAAAGACTATTACGGTCCCGCGAACATTCGCGAACAGATATTGGAACGTCTTTCAGTGCGCAAGTTGGCTGGTGGCGCTAATGTCATTCCGACTCTCTGCCTTGTGGGTGCTCCCGGTACGGGTAAGGCATCATTGGCCAAAGCGATCGCCCACGCGCTGGGCAAAGAATTCGTTCGAATCTCGGTGGGTGGGATATCGGACGTTGCTGAGGTCAAGGGGTCGCCCCGGACATTTATGGGTGCTATGCCGGGCAAGATTGTTCGCACTCTGCGCGATGCGGGTACCTGTGACCCGGTGGTGCTGATTGAGGACATTGACTATTTCAATATGGACAACGACTCCTCTGTCAATACGGCCCTGCTTGAGGTTGTAGACAATCGATGGAACTCACGTTTCCTGGACAACTATCTTGGGGTTCATTTCGATTTCAGCCGTATTCTGTTCATCTGCTCTGTGCGGTCATTCGAGGAGATACCGGAACAGTTCATACCGCGATTTGAGATTCTGGAGTTACCCGGCTATATTGAACGCGAGAAAATTGCTATTTCGAAAAAATTTCTCATTCCGAGACTACTCAAGGCTCATGGTTTGCGGAAATCGGAATTATCTTTCACGGACAAAATTTTGACCAGGATCATTTCGAATTATACTATGGAAGCCGGTCTACTTGGCTTCTCGCAGCAGATTGAGAAGATTTGCCGTAAGGTCACTCTGGCTAAGTCAGCCAAGCCAAGAAAATCATGGAGCATCAACGAACGAAATATTATCTCCTACCTCGGTCCGCCAATCTATATCCCCGAGCGAGCTGTGAGTACGCCTGAAATTGGCACAGCCGCTGGTTTGGCGTGGACAGGAGCGGGTGGTGATTTGATGTTTATTGAGGGACTGAAGATGAAGGGGGAGGGGCAGATCATTACTACTGGTTCGCTGGGTGAAGTGATGCGAGAGTCTATCCTGGCGGCCCACTCATATGTCCGTTCCAAATCCGATGTTCTTGGTATCGACTCCAACGACTTCAGTCAGTTTGATATTCATATCCACTTTCCGTCCGGGGCTATTCCCAAGGACGGACCTTCGGCGGGCGTCACAGTCTGTTTGGTGATTGCTTCAGTGATGGCTGAACGGCCGATTCGGAACGATGTGGCTGTTACCGGAGAAGTGACGTTGCGGGGCAGAGTGCTTCAGGTTGGTGGAATCAAGGAAAAAATCTCGGCTGCCTATCGAGCCGGTATAAGCCATGTGGCTATGCCAAAGGAAAACGAAAAAGATATTAAAGACTTGCCGAAGGAGATCCTTCGCAAGCTAAAATTCACATTCATCGAGCGAGTTGACGAGTTGTTTGAGGTTTGCTTGCTCGACTTT